In Odocoileus virginianus isolate 20LAN1187 ecotype Illinois chromosome 5, Ovbor_1.2, whole genome shotgun sequence, a single window of DNA contains:
- the TMEM275 gene encoding transmembrane protein 275: protein MQPPEKSQGPPARAPASRAQDRLPGPASTALFCACGLCLLLAGVNVTLVGAFASFVPGHNAPLVVGPALLVLALGFFAACCVCSRRRGPAPRSRSAAAGGPGQGGGGRVALEMESSERTAQDTTAVQLSPAASDASSGRSSPGPGPFALDAPAPATVYAPRADWVRLDLPREGVAP, encoded by the coding sequence ATGCAGCCCCCAGAGAAGAGCCAGGGGCCCCCGGCCCGGGCGCCCGCGAGCCGCGCTCAGGACCGGCTGCCCGGCCCAGCGTCCACGGCGCTGTTCTGTGCCTGCGGCCTGTGCTTGCTGCTGGCGGGCGTGAACGTGACGCTGGTGGGAGCCTTCGCCTCCTTCGTCCCCGGACACAATGCGCCCCTCGTCGTGGGGCCGGCGCTGCTCGTGCTGGCGCTCGGCTTCTTCGCGGCCTGCTGCGTGTGTAGCCGCCGCCGCGGCCCCGCGCCCCGTTCGCGCTCGGCAGCGGCTGGGGGTCCCGGACAGGGCGGCGGCGGGCGCGTGGCGCTGGAGATGGAGAGCAGCGAGCGCACGGCGCAGGACACCACGGCCGTACAGCTTAGCCCCGCCGCCTCGGACGCGTCGTCCGGCCGCTCCAGCCCGGGCCCCGGCCCCTTCGCCCTGGACGCCCCGGCGCCCGCTACCGTCTACGCGCCGCGCGCCGACTGGGTCCGGCTCGACCTGCCCCGGGAGGGCGTCGCCCCCTAG